One genomic region from Nymphaea colorata isolate Beijing-Zhang1983 chromosome 12, ASM883128v2, whole genome shotgun sequence encodes:
- the LOC116266309 gene encoding plant intracellular Ras-group-related LRR protein 5-like isoform X2 — translation MKGCGDEGKGQSDASMGLVKDYFIKDEGEMKKLSLADVAKLIETSAVMGVTVLCLQEMLMDQVEWLPISLGNLSNLVTLCLGENKIMALPTTISCLKSLKKLDIHSNQLINLPSSFGELSMLSDLDLHDNRMRSLPTTFGNLSSLINLDISRNRFSALPETIGNLTNLRMLNIENNDMEELPQTIGSCSSLLELRANCNTLEALPDTIGDLNSLEILTARYNRIERFPPTMAPFAKLKELDISFNSLESVPDSLCLVTSLVKLNIGKNFTALKSLPVSIGNLELLEELDVSSNQIRALPDSFAMLSNLQVLHADETPLELPPQDIVKLGAQEVVRYMAEHVTERDKETRPDNGSCFCFWFLSFCSKQQAEKASG, via the exons ATGAAGGGTTGTGGTGACGAGGGGAAGGGACAGTCTGATGCCTCAATGGGTTTAGTGAAGGATTATTTTATCAAAGATG AAGGGGAGATGAAGAAACTGAGTTTGGCAGACGTAGCAAAGTTAATTGAGACGTCTGCAGTAATGGGAGTTACGGTACTTTGTCTTCAAGAGATGTTGATGGATCAGGTGGAGTGGCTACCTATCTCTTTAGGGAATCTGTCTAATCTTGTTACTCTATGTTtaggagaaaacaaaataatggcTCTTCCGACCACAATCAGTTGTCTCAAATCCTTGAAGAAATTGGACATTCATTCAAACCAACTGATAAACCTGCCTAGTTCCTTCGGGGAACTCTCGATGCTGAGTGATCTCGACTTACATGATAATCGCATGAGATCTTTACCGACCACTTTTGGAAACCTTTCAAGCCTCATAAATCTTGATATCAGTAGAAATAGATTTTCTGCACTTCCAGAAACTATTGGAAACCTAACCAATCTGAGAATGCTAAATATAGAAAACAATGATATGGAGGAACTCCCTCAAACGATTGGGTCTTGCTCTTCTCTTCTTGAGCTTAGAGCCAATTGCAATACACTAGAAGCGCTTCCAGACACAATAGGGGATCTCAATTCTTTGGAGATTTTGACTGCCCGCTACAATAGGATTGAGAGGTTTCCACCAACCATGGCACCGTTTGCAAAACTCAAGGAACTTGACATCAGTTTTAACAGTCTTGAATCAGTACCTGATAGTTTGTGCCTGGTTACCAGCCTTGTGAAGTTAAATATAGGAAAGAATTTTACAGCATTGAAGTCATTACCTGTTTCAATTGGTAACCTCGAGTTGCTGGAAGAATTAGATGTCAGCAGCAACCAGATTAGAGCCCTACCAGACTCTTTTGCAATGCTGTCAAATTTACAAGTGCTTCATGCTGATGAAACACCACTGGAGTTGCCACCCCAAGATATTGTGAAGTTGGGGGCTCAG GAAGTTGTAAGATACATGGCTGAGCATGTCACGGAGAGGGATAAGGAGACACGGCCCGATAATGGAAGTTGTTTCTGCTTTTGGTTTCTCTCCTTTTGTTCAAAACAGCAAGCTGAAAAAGCGTCAGGATAG
- the LOC116266309 gene encoding plant intracellular Ras-group-related LRR protein 5-like isoform X1 has translation MFRRGHEDSIAATIRYMKGCGDEGKGQSDASMGLVKDYFIKDEGEMKKLSLADVAKLIETSAVMGVTVLCLQEMLMDQVEWLPISLGNLSNLVTLCLGENKIMALPTTISCLKSLKKLDIHSNQLINLPSSFGELSMLSDLDLHDNRMRSLPTTFGNLSSLINLDISRNRFSALPETIGNLTNLRMLNIENNDMEELPQTIGSCSSLLELRANCNTLEALPDTIGDLNSLEILTARYNRIERFPPTMAPFAKLKELDISFNSLESVPDSLCLVTSLVKLNIGKNFTALKSLPVSIGNLELLEELDVSSNQIRALPDSFAMLSNLQVLHADETPLELPPQDIVKLGAQEVVRYMAEHVTERDKETRPDNGSCFCFWFLSFCSKQQAEKASG, from the exons ATGTTCAGGAGGGGGCACGAAGAT AGTATTGCTGCCACAATCAGATACATGAAGGGTTGTGGTGACGAGGGGAAGGGACAGTCTGATGCCTCAATGGGTTTAGTGAAGGATTATTTTATCAAAGATG AAGGGGAGATGAAGAAACTGAGTTTGGCAGACGTAGCAAAGTTAATTGAGACGTCTGCAGTAATGGGAGTTACGGTACTTTGTCTTCAAGAGATGTTGATGGATCAGGTGGAGTGGCTACCTATCTCTTTAGGGAATCTGTCTAATCTTGTTACTCTATGTTtaggagaaaacaaaataatggcTCTTCCGACCACAATCAGTTGTCTCAAATCCTTGAAGAAATTGGACATTCATTCAAACCAACTGATAAACCTGCCTAGTTCCTTCGGGGAACTCTCGATGCTGAGTGATCTCGACTTACATGATAATCGCATGAGATCTTTACCGACCACTTTTGGAAACCTTTCAAGCCTCATAAATCTTGATATCAGTAGAAATAGATTTTCTGCACTTCCAGAAACTATTGGAAACCTAACCAATCTGAGAATGCTAAATATAGAAAACAATGATATGGAGGAACTCCCTCAAACGATTGGGTCTTGCTCTTCTCTTCTTGAGCTTAGAGCCAATTGCAATACACTAGAAGCGCTTCCAGACACAATAGGGGATCTCAATTCTTTGGAGATTTTGACTGCCCGCTACAATAGGATTGAGAGGTTTCCACCAACCATGGCACCGTTTGCAAAACTCAAGGAACTTGACATCAGTTTTAACAGTCTTGAATCAGTACCTGATAGTTTGTGCCTGGTTACCAGCCTTGTGAAGTTAAATATAGGAAAGAATTTTACAGCATTGAAGTCATTACCTGTTTCAATTGGTAACCTCGAGTTGCTGGAAGAATTAGATGTCAGCAGCAACCAGATTAGAGCCCTACCAGACTCTTTTGCAATGCTGTCAAATTTACAAGTGCTTCATGCTGATGAAACACCACTGGAGTTGCCACCCCAAGATATTGTGAAGTTGGGGGCTCAG GAAGTTGTAAGATACATGGCTGAGCATGTCACGGAGAGGGATAAGGAGACACGGCCCGATAATGGAAGTTGTTTCTGCTTTTGGTTTCTCTCCTTTTGTTCAAAACAGCAAGCTGAAAAAGCGTCAGGATAG
- the LOC116266051 gene encoding E3 ubiquitin-protein ligase PUB23-like yields the protein MEMEIPLYFRCPISMDIMVDPVTACTGVTYEREYIERWIYDCRKTTCPATMQKLENLDLTPNHTLKRLINSWQWSNSQRDDPRSSSPASSSGRKPADPKDVVDILRSIESSPFKVSALKKLRGVIGPEEENFELFVRCGGIEILSGLLCQGRSEHFGESFAALRSCEESLSILHGLPLSTISGSQVQFLTRPDCVRSLVWMIQTGNTESRLHAVSILRKITNKGFDWCQIGGDQEVDIFKALLELLSDEICNEATSSALDILLDLLPVSRLNRIKAIEAGAVCILIELLPDSSRGRCEKMMAAVKQLCETAEGRSAFVDHAMAVAVVTKKIMRVSELTTRLGVKILWLICGCYPTKRFLEQMAEYGALSKLCALLQINGGSDGSSTRERAMKMLKMHRNTWKRHPCFPVQLQDFFRRKHGSQ from the coding sequence atgGAGATGGAGATACCTCTCTACTTCAGATGCCCCATTTCAATGGATATCATGGTCGATCCGGTGACGGCTTGCACCGGCGTGACGTACGAACGGGAATACATCGAGCGCTGGATCTACGATTGCCGGAAAACCACCTGCCCCGCCACGATGCAGAAGCTCGAAAACCTCGATCTCACTCCCAACCACACACTGAAACGGTTGATAAACTCGTGGCAGTGGAGCAATTCCCAGAGGGATGATCCGCGGAGCTCGTCTCCGGCCTCGTCGTCTGGCCGGAAACCTGCTGATCCCAAGGACGTTGTTGATATTCTCCGGTCGATTGAGTCTTCGCCGTTCAAGGTATCCGCACTGAAGAAGCTGAGGGGGGTGATTGGACCAGAGGAAGAGAATTTCGAACTGTTTGTTCGGTGTGGGGGGATAGAGATCTTAAGCGGGTTGCTCTGCCAGGGCAGGAGCGAACACTTCGGCGAGAGTTTCGCCGCCCTCCGGTCGTGTGAAGAATCTCTTTCGATTCTTCATGGCCTGCCACTGTCGACCATCTCGGGATCTCAGGTCCAGTTCTTGACTAGGCCGGATTGTGTGAGGTCTCTGGTTTGGATGATCCAAACAGGGAACACTGAATCGAGGCTCCATGCGGTCTCGATCCTGCGAAAGATCACGAACAAGGGGTTCGACTGGTGCCAAATTGGAGGAGATCAAGAAGTAGATATATTCAAGGCGCTTCTGGAGTTGCTGTCAGACGAAATCTGCAACGAAGCCACGTCTTCTGCTCTGGACATTCTCCTGGACTTATTGCCCGTCTCGAGATTGAACCGGATCAAGGCCATAGAGGCCGGCGCCGTCTGCATTCTGATCGAGCTGCTGCCGGATTCCAGCAGAGGCCGATGCGAGAAGATGATGGCAGCAGTGAAACAGCTCTGTGAAACCGCAGAAGGGAGGTCTGCGTTCGTCGACCACGCAATGGCAGTCGCAGTTGTGACCAAGAAGATCATGAGAGTCTCCGAGTTGACAACGAGATTGGGAGTGAAGATTCTGTGGTTGATCTGCGGGTGCTATCCGACGAAGAGATTTCTCGAGCAGATGGCGGAGTACGGAGCGCTTTCCAAGCTCTGCGCGTTGCTGCAGATCAATGGCGGATCAGACGGGAGCTCAACGAGGGAGAGGGCCATGAAGATGCTGAAGATGCACAGGAACACGTGGAAGCGGCACCCGTGCTTCCCCGTGCAGTTGCAGGATTTCTTCAGGCGAAAACACGGATCTCagtga
- the LOC116266096 gene encoding MND1-interacting protein 1-like isoform X1, whose protein sequence is MVRQKAEKFRNLIVTQKIDSSRDKTMVNPRKMRSHSTPVDRGDGDFPKQPSSRPAEFSDVGSHCNNPSTFHESDGSEWGLCNEQQLEGMLLRNLDFLYNEAIRRIVLSGFDEEIVMKAVLRNGHCYGNGDLLSNIIHNSLACLNGNRKDFDESGTVFRDLKQLEQYSLAGIICLLQQVRPQLTRGDAMWCLLMSDLHVGRASSFDFSIPSSEKSGETGDCDLGARNWAESPVGISVPTPIRPSPSNLLSATEVPQFCDTYSRLGLGSEDSAVNGFLNNATANGLNFGVGQSSNSFNMSNSTRTMKGNAASLFSSSFSEVPRAREKYTPLSCSVGCSHHSLTLCRQHRCRTGVWGLPQCSNLMKHYPSLVYENAYTTHMMNAGAGTTLPSESESESRISHQYCGKQRVTGNADVSSIVGNLENLQLDEKHDAVVEQRDEMVSKLTQQIEVLEKQLQERIEWAQQKALQAAKKLSNDLNELKTLRMERDDTLREKNKQPTESAAMSDLFKLEDALKKKMTEVDHANAVVKHLETENAEIRAEMVAAKLSANESVRKGLVVGKREKKCQKKILAWEKQNDKLQEQVIEEKQKNNQLQQQLHLIKETHKETELKWKHAMRAKELANSQVEKERRAKEAAEANSARRQEALCRKIEIDFQRYKDDVQRLEDDLSRLRTSSRSSDQLKSSSNLPYSTHDADVTKTSRGSVAKATVEYLKNFQESSLKEIKCDRECLICMKEEVSVVVLPCAHQVLCVGCNEAHEKLSEKNCPCCNTEIKQRIRVFGVIS, encoded by the exons ATGGTAAGACAGAAGGcagaaaaattcagaaatttgATTGTGACTCAAAAAATTGACAGTTCTAGGGACAAAACCATGGTAAACCCAAGAAAGATGAGGTCTCATTCAACTCCAGTGGACCGCGGCGACGGCGACTTTCCCAAGCAACCATCCTCTCGTCCGGCGGAGTTTTCCGACGTTGGTAGTCACTGCAACAATCCGTCGACATTTCATGAGTCGGACGGAAGCGAGTGGGGACTCTGCAACGAGCAACAATTGGAGGGAATGCTCCTGAGGAACTTGGACTTCCTTTACAATGAAGCCATCCGTCGGATCGTGTTGTCAGGGTTCGATGAAGAAATCGTGATGAAGGCTGTGTTGAGGAATGGGCATTGTTATGGGAACGGTGACTTACTATCGAACATCATTCACAATTCATTGGCATGCCTCAATGGAAATCGTAAGGATTTCGACGAGTCTGGCACAGTTTTTCGAGATCTGAAGCAACTTGAGCAATACTCCTTGGCCGGAATAATCTGCTTGCTTCAACAAGTTAGGCCCCAACTGACCAGAGGAGATGCAATGTGGTGCCTCCTCATGAGTGATTTGCATGTTGGTAGGGCGAGTTCTTTTGATTTCTCTATTCCTTCATCTGAAAAAAGTGGAGAAACCGGTGATTGTGATTTAGGAGCAAGGAATTGGGCTGAATCACCGGTAGGCATCTCAGTTCCAACGCCCATTCGTCCTTCTCCGTCAAACTTGTTGTCTGCAACTGAAGTTCCCCAGTTTTGTGATACATATAGTAGATTAGGACTTGGAAGTGAGGATTCGGCTGTCAATGGATTTTTGAACAATGCAACTGCAAACGGCTTAAATTTTGGCGTTGGTCAATCTTCGAACAGCTTCAACATGTCGAATTCTACGAGAACAATGAAAGGAAATGCAGCTTCTttgttctcttcttccttttcagaAGTGCCCAGAGCAAGGGAAAAATACACTCCTCTGAGTTGTTCAGTGGGTTGCTCTCACCATTCACTCACATTATGCAGGCAACACAGGTGTAGAACTGGAGTATGGGGACTGCCACAGTGCTCTAATTTAATGAAACACTACCCTAGTCTCGTCTATGAGAATGCTTACACAACTCACATGATGAATGCTGGTGCAGGCACTACATTGCCTTCTGAAAGTGAATCTGAATCTCGAATTTCACATCAATATTGTGGAAAACAAAGGGTTACTGGTAATGCTGATGTAAGTTCCATAGTGGGTAACCTGGAAAATTTACAACTAGATGAAAAACATGATGCGGTGGTCGAACAGAGGGATGAAATGGTCTCAAAATTGACACAACAAATTGAGGTGTTGGAGAAGCAGTTGCAGGAGAGAATTGAGTGGGCTCAGCAAAAAGCACTGCAAGCTGCTAAAAAGCTCAGCAATGATCTGAATGAGCTTAAAACCTTGAGAATGGAAAGAGATGATACTTTACGTGAAAAGAATAAGCAGCCGACGGAGAGCGCCGCCATGAGCGATCTCTTTAAGTTGGAAGATGCcctgaagaagaagatgactgAAGTGGACCATGCCAATGCGGTAGTGAAACATCTTGAAACAGAGAATGCAGAAATCAGGGCCGAGATGGTTGCCGCAAAACTAAGTGCAAATGAGTCAGTTAGAAAAGGTTTGGTAGTTGGGAAACGAGAGAAAAAGTGCCAAAAGAAAATTCTAGCATGGGAAAAGCAGAATGACAAGTTGCAGGAGCAGGTGATTGAGGAAAAGCAGAAGAACAATCAATTGCAACAACAGTTGCACCTCATTAAAGAGACACACAAAGAAACTGAG CTGAAATGGAAGCATGCAATGAGGGCAAAGGAGCTAGCCAACTCACAAGTAGAGAAGGAAAGGAGAGCCAAGGAAGCAGCTGAAGCTAACAGTGCAAGACGGCAGGAGGCCTTATGCCGCAAGATTGAAATAGATTTTCAACGATACAAAGATGATGTGCAGAGGCTTGAAGACGACCTTTCACGCTTGAGAACATCATCAAGATCCTCTGATCAGCTAAAAAGCTCATCAAACTTGCCGTACTCCACACACGACGCAGACGTGACAAAGACATCGAGAGGATCAGTTGCTAAGGCCACtgttgaatatttgaaaaattttcaggaATCATCTCTTAAAGAGATCAAGTGTGACAGGGAATGCTTGATCTGCATGAAGGAAGAGGTGTCAGTAGTCGTTCTGCCTTGCGCTCATCAGGTTCTTTGTGTTGGTTGCAACGAGGCCCATGAAAAGCTGTCCGAGAAGAACTGCCCTTGTTGCAATACCGAGATAAAACAAAGGATTCGTGTCTTTGGTGTCATCTCTTAG
- the LOC116266096 gene encoding MND1-interacting protein 1-like isoform X2, whose translation MVNPRKMRSHSTPVDRGDGDFPKQPSSRPAEFSDVGSHCNNPSTFHESDGSEWGLCNEQQLEGMLLRNLDFLYNEAIRRIVLSGFDEEIVMKAVLRNGHCYGNGDLLSNIIHNSLACLNGNRKDFDESGTVFRDLKQLEQYSLAGIICLLQQVRPQLTRGDAMWCLLMSDLHVGRASSFDFSIPSSEKSGETGDCDLGARNWAESPVGISVPTPIRPSPSNLLSATEVPQFCDTYSRLGLGSEDSAVNGFLNNATANGLNFGVGQSSNSFNMSNSTRTMKGNAASLFSSSFSEVPRAREKYTPLSCSVGCSHHSLTLCRQHRCRTGVWGLPQCSNLMKHYPSLVYENAYTTHMMNAGAGTTLPSESESESRISHQYCGKQRVTGNADVSSIVGNLENLQLDEKHDAVVEQRDEMVSKLTQQIEVLEKQLQERIEWAQQKALQAAKKLSNDLNELKTLRMERDDTLREKNKQPTESAAMSDLFKLEDALKKKMTEVDHANAVVKHLETENAEIRAEMVAAKLSANESVRKGLVVGKREKKCQKKILAWEKQNDKLQEQVIEEKQKNNQLQQQLHLIKETHKETELKWKHAMRAKELANSQVEKERRAKEAAEANSARRQEALCRKIEIDFQRYKDDVQRLEDDLSRLRTSSRSSDQLKSSSNLPYSTHDADVTKTSRGSVAKATVEYLKNFQESSLKEIKCDRECLICMKEEVSVVVLPCAHQVLCVGCNEAHEKLSEKNCPCCNTEIKQRIRVFGVIS comes from the exons ATGGTAAACCCAAGAAAGATGAGGTCTCATTCAACTCCAGTGGACCGCGGCGACGGCGACTTTCCCAAGCAACCATCCTCTCGTCCGGCGGAGTTTTCCGACGTTGGTAGTCACTGCAACAATCCGTCGACATTTCATGAGTCGGACGGAAGCGAGTGGGGACTCTGCAACGAGCAACAATTGGAGGGAATGCTCCTGAGGAACTTGGACTTCCTTTACAATGAAGCCATCCGTCGGATCGTGTTGTCAGGGTTCGATGAAGAAATCGTGATGAAGGCTGTGTTGAGGAATGGGCATTGTTATGGGAACGGTGACTTACTATCGAACATCATTCACAATTCATTGGCATGCCTCAATGGAAATCGTAAGGATTTCGACGAGTCTGGCACAGTTTTTCGAGATCTGAAGCAACTTGAGCAATACTCCTTGGCCGGAATAATCTGCTTGCTTCAACAAGTTAGGCCCCAACTGACCAGAGGAGATGCAATGTGGTGCCTCCTCATGAGTGATTTGCATGTTGGTAGGGCGAGTTCTTTTGATTTCTCTATTCCTTCATCTGAAAAAAGTGGAGAAACCGGTGATTGTGATTTAGGAGCAAGGAATTGGGCTGAATCACCGGTAGGCATCTCAGTTCCAACGCCCATTCGTCCTTCTCCGTCAAACTTGTTGTCTGCAACTGAAGTTCCCCAGTTTTGTGATACATATAGTAGATTAGGACTTGGAAGTGAGGATTCGGCTGTCAATGGATTTTTGAACAATGCAACTGCAAACGGCTTAAATTTTGGCGTTGGTCAATCTTCGAACAGCTTCAACATGTCGAATTCTACGAGAACAATGAAAGGAAATGCAGCTTCTttgttctcttcttccttttcagaAGTGCCCAGAGCAAGGGAAAAATACACTCCTCTGAGTTGTTCAGTGGGTTGCTCTCACCATTCACTCACATTATGCAGGCAACACAGGTGTAGAACTGGAGTATGGGGACTGCCACAGTGCTCTAATTTAATGAAACACTACCCTAGTCTCGTCTATGAGAATGCTTACACAACTCACATGATGAATGCTGGTGCAGGCACTACATTGCCTTCTGAAAGTGAATCTGAATCTCGAATTTCACATCAATATTGTGGAAAACAAAGGGTTACTGGTAATGCTGATGTAAGTTCCATAGTGGGTAACCTGGAAAATTTACAACTAGATGAAAAACATGATGCGGTGGTCGAACAGAGGGATGAAATGGTCTCAAAATTGACACAACAAATTGAGGTGTTGGAGAAGCAGTTGCAGGAGAGAATTGAGTGGGCTCAGCAAAAAGCACTGCAAGCTGCTAAAAAGCTCAGCAATGATCTGAATGAGCTTAAAACCTTGAGAATGGAAAGAGATGATACTTTACGTGAAAAGAATAAGCAGCCGACGGAGAGCGCCGCCATGAGCGATCTCTTTAAGTTGGAAGATGCcctgaagaagaagatgactgAAGTGGACCATGCCAATGCGGTAGTGAAACATCTTGAAACAGAGAATGCAGAAATCAGGGCCGAGATGGTTGCCGCAAAACTAAGTGCAAATGAGTCAGTTAGAAAAGGTTTGGTAGTTGGGAAACGAGAGAAAAAGTGCCAAAAGAAAATTCTAGCATGGGAAAAGCAGAATGACAAGTTGCAGGAGCAGGTGATTGAGGAAAAGCAGAAGAACAATCAATTGCAACAACAGTTGCACCTCATTAAAGAGACACACAAAGAAACTGAG CTGAAATGGAAGCATGCAATGAGGGCAAAGGAGCTAGCCAACTCACAAGTAGAGAAGGAAAGGAGAGCCAAGGAAGCAGCTGAAGCTAACAGTGCAAGACGGCAGGAGGCCTTATGCCGCAAGATTGAAATAGATTTTCAACGATACAAAGATGATGTGCAGAGGCTTGAAGACGACCTTTCACGCTTGAGAACATCATCAAGATCCTCTGATCAGCTAAAAAGCTCATCAAACTTGCCGTACTCCACACACGACGCAGACGTGACAAAGACATCGAGAGGATCAGTTGCTAAGGCCACtgttgaatatttgaaaaattttcaggaATCATCTCTTAAAGAGATCAAGTGTGACAGGGAATGCTTGATCTGCATGAAGGAAGAGGTGTCAGTAGTCGTTCTGCCTTGCGCTCATCAGGTTCTTTGTGTTGGTTGCAACGAGGCCCATGAAAAGCTGTCCGAGAAGAACTGCCCTTGTTGCAATACCGAGATAAAACAAAGGATTCGTGTCTTTGGTGTCATCTCTTAG